The Litoribacterium kuwaitense genome includes the window AAAAACGGATGGAATGTAGCGGTTGGGGAGATATAGGCAATACCGACGCCTTTAGGCCCGTAAAACTTATGAGCCGAAAGCGTGCAAGAGTCAAAATAAAGCGCTGGCTGAAACACGCTATATTTTCCAAAAGATTGAGAGGCATCGACATGAAAGTGGATCGGCGTGTGATTGACAAGCTGGCCAACCGCTTGTACCGGCTGCGTGAATCCGGTTTCTGATGCGATGTGCGACATGACAATAAGACCAGTATCGTGATTGATCGCTCTCTCCACCTCATGAACTTCCACCATCCCCTCCTTATTAAGCGGTAGTTCAATGCCTTTGGCACCTAACCATCGCTCTGCTTTCTGAACCGCCATCATGACGGATGGGTGTTCTAACGGTGAATACAGCACGTGGCGTTGTTCAGGAGGACGGGCTTCAAGAGCGCCAAAAATAGCAAGGCTGTTTGCTTCTGATGCACTGCCTGTGAAGAAAATGCCTTCTTTGTCGGCTTGAAGCCATTCGCTAAACAAAGCTCGGCAAGATTGAACGACGTTAGCTGTGTTTGTTCCTAAATCATAAAGACCTTGAGTGTTTCCGTAAAAGCTGACTGCCGTCTTTTGATAGGCTTGTAACGCAGCTGGGGACATCGGTGTTGTTGCTGCATAATCGAAATAAAGCATTCTTCTCCTCCTTAAACCACATCGTATAACAAACCTTTCAAATAGGGACGTAAAGTCAAATAGATTTTTAGCATAAAGACCTTGTCAATACTATAATTATATGTAAATATATGTGTCAAGACACAAGTAAAGAAGAGGTGTGAATTTTGAGGTCCGCGACCTATGATGTCGTCATAGTAGGGTCAGGGCTGGCAGGGATGACGGTCGCTCGGTCACTGCCTGATCAGTATCGTATTCTCATCATTGCTAAAACAGATGTGACCCGTTCTAGCTCTTGGAGGGCACAAGGAGGGGTGGCGGCCGCATTTCATCAAGATGACCATTGGACTGCACATAAAGACGACACATTGAAGGCAGGAAGAGGTCACGGTCACGAAGTGCACATCGACATGCTGACGAGAGAAGCGCAAGCAGCTATTCGCTTTTTGCAGGAAAAGGGTGTGTCTTTTGCAACTGAGTTACATCAAGAAGGTGGTCATCAACGTCGACGTATTCATCACATTCAAGGAGATCAGACAGGTGTGGCGATGATGTCAACATTATGTGCCGGGCTTCCTACGAATATTGACTACGTCGCTGACGAAATGGTAGCAGAATTGTTGTTAAGTGAAGAAGGGGTTTGCTGTGGCGTTAAAACAGTGACGAGCCACGGTCATTCACGCGAATACATGTCTCAGTTTACAGTGCTGGGAACAGGCGGATGTGCCGATTTATTTGCTCACTCGTCAAATAGTGGGGATTCAATAGGCAGTGGTATTGCCTTAGCTTGTAAAGCCGGAGCAACGTTAACCGACCTTGAGTTTATTCAATTTCATCCAACCCTTTTAACCATAAAGGACATAAGTATCGGGTTGATTTCTGAAGCTGTCCGAGGTGAGGGGGCGCGTCTCGTTAATCAATATGGAGATGCTGTAATGGCTGGCTATCATCCACTTGGAGACCTTGCCCCTCGTGACGTCGTCTCACGTGCAATACATCACAAACTTTCGCTTGGGGAGTCCATCTATTTAGATATCAATGACGTGCCGAATTTTGCCGACCGTTTCCCTGGGATTGCTGGCATGTGCAAAGCTAATGGTCTATCCATAGAGCAAGGGCTCCTTCCTGTAAAACCTGGTGCTCATTATATGATGGGCGGTATCGCCGCTTCGATGGACGGTGCAACCTCTGTGCCTCGGCTGTTCGCGGTCGGGGAGGTCGCTTGCACCGGTGTACACGGCGCCAATCGTTTAGCTAGCAATTCGCTGCTTGAGGCAGTCATTTGCGGGAGAAAAACTGCTCAGCGCATCGTGTCGTACACTGCAGACAGCACATTGACATCAATTCATAGACAGCAAGACAACGGTGTTGGAAGGGAGCAAGAATGGTTAGACATCCAATCCGTTAAAAATGAAATGACGAGCGTATGCGGCATACTGCGAGAAGGCGCAGCACTTGAACAATTGTACAAACGATTAGCGCCATACTCTGAGACCGCGCTCCAGTGTGACTGGTCGCAAGGCTCTCAGGCTCATATTGCACAATGGCACCGAATCGTCGCATCGACGTGTATCGTAAAGGCTGCTTTCATGAGAAAAGAAAGCCGAGGCAGTCATTTTCGTCTTGATTACCCGCATGAGGAGCCAGCATGGGAGAAGAAACATATTTTCATAAATAGAAGATCTGTGTGGGAAGGGGATTTCACAAATGCAAACCATTCGCTTACGACGAATGCTTGAACATTTTTTAGATGAAGATATCGGTCATGGTGACATCACGAGTCAACCGGTTGCCCAAGACCTATACGGTAAGGGGCAATGGATTGCAAAGGAGGAAGGCATCTTTTCTGGAAAGGACATGGTCGCTATACTTCCTATGCTCAGTAGATCACAGGATGTTCATGTTGAGCTGCATATAGCGGAGGGGGAGAGTTTCCAAGCAGGAGATTTGCTCGGAACGATTGAGGGACCGATGTTATTTTTGCTCGAGACGGAGCGAGTGGTTTTAAATTTGCTACAGCGAATGT containing:
- a CDS encoding cysteine desulfurase family protein, with protein sequence MLYFDYAATTPMSPAALQAYQKTAVSFYGNTQGLYDLGTNTANVVQSCRALFSEWLQADKEGIFFTGSASEANSLAIFGALEARPPEQRHVLYSPLEHPSVMMAVQKAERWLGAKGIELPLNKEGMVEVHEVERAINHDTGLIVMSHIASETGFTQPVQAVGQLVNHTPIHFHVDASQSFGKYSVFQPALYFDSCTLSAHKFYGPKGVGIAYISPTATFHPF
- the nadB gene encoding L-aspartate oxidase, producing the protein MRSATYDVVIVGSGLAGMTVARSLPDQYRILIIAKTDVTRSSSWRAQGGVAAAFHQDDHWTAHKDDTLKAGRGHGHEVHIDMLTREAQAAIRFLQEKGVSFATELHQEGGHQRRRIHHIQGDQTGVAMMSTLCAGLPTNIDYVADEMVAELLLSEEGVCCGVKTVTSHGHSREYMSQFTVLGTGGCADLFAHSSNSGDSIGSGIALACKAGATLTDLEFIQFHPTLLTIKDISIGLISEAVRGEGARLVNQYGDAVMAGYHPLGDLAPRDVVSRAIHHKLSLGESIYLDINDVPNFADRFPGIAGMCKANGLSIEQGLLPVKPGAHYMMGGIAASMDGATSVPRLFAVGEVACTGVHGANRLASNSLLEAVICGRKTAQRIVSYTADSTLTSIHRQQDNGVGREQEWLDIQSVKNEMTSVCGILREGAALEQLYKRLAPYSETALQCDWSQGSQAHIAQWHRIVASTCIVKAAFMRKESRGSHFRLDYPHEEPAWEKKHIFINRRSVWEGDFTNANHSLTTNA